A genomic stretch from Mycobacterium cookii includes:
- a CDS encoding family 2A encapsulin nanocompartment shell protein: MTSAQNESQTLGDLGARQLANATKTVPQLSTITPRWLLHLLSWVPVEAGLYRVNRVVNPEQVAIHSDEGAGTDDPLPETYVDYETSPREYTLRTISTLLDVHTRVSDLYSSPHDQIAQQLRLTIETIKERQESELINNLEYGLLAQATPEQTIQTLGGAPTPDDLDALITKVWKTPSFILTHPLGVAAFGREATFRGVPPVVVSLFGAQFITWRGIPLIPSDKVPVEDGKTKFILVRTGEERQGVVGLFQPGLVGEQAPGLSVRFTGINASAIARYLVTLYTSLAVLTDDALAVLDGAAVDQFHEYK; encoded by the coding sequence ATGACCTCGGCCCAAAACGAGTCTCAGACGCTTGGTGATCTCGGTGCCCGCCAACTCGCTAACGCGACCAAGACGGTTCCCCAGCTCTCCACGATCACGCCACGCTGGCTGCTGCACCTGCTCAGCTGGGTGCCGGTGGAAGCCGGGCTCTACCGAGTGAACCGCGTGGTCAACCCGGAGCAGGTGGCCATCCACTCCGACGAGGGCGCCGGCACGGACGACCCGTTGCCCGAGACCTACGTCGACTACGAGACCAGCCCGCGCGAATACACGCTGCGCACCATCTCCACGCTGCTCGACGTCCACACCCGGGTGTCCGATCTCTACTCCAGCCCGCACGACCAGATCGCTCAGCAGCTGCGGTTGACCATCGAGACGATCAAAGAGCGGCAAGAGTCCGAGTTGATCAACAACCTCGAGTACGGCTTGCTGGCCCAGGCGACTCCCGAGCAGACCATTCAGACGCTCGGCGGTGCTCCCACGCCGGACGACCTCGACGCACTGATCACCAAGGTGTGGAAGACGCCGAGCTTCATCTTGACCCACCCGCTGGGCGTCGCCGCGTTCGGCCGAGAGGCCACCTTCCGGGGCGTGCCGCCAGTCGTGGTGAGTTTGTTTGGGGCGCAGTTCATCACCTGGCGCGGCATCCCGCTGATCCCGTCGGACAAGGTGCCCGTCGAGGACGGCAAGACCAAATTCATCCTGGTGCGCACCGGTGAGGAGCGCCAAGGTGTGGTGGGCCTGTTCCAGCCCGGCCTGGTCGGCGAACAAGCGCCGGGCCTGTCGGTGCGGTTCACCGGCATCAACGCATCAGCGATCGCCCGTTACCTGGTGACGCTGTACACGTCGCTGGCCGTGCTCACCGACGACGCGCTCGCTGTTCTCGATGGCGCAGCCGTGGACCAGTTCCATGAGTACAAGTGA
- a CDS encoding TQXA domain-containing protein, protein MTLLSMPAPTQVTTGRRLVVRPARELPQMTRYRGGTYSHTVDRIVFADGSTARTDLIRLNPNLDAYSLDFTGIAPRLPSRYQLGTWSALPHLRARGREAQIGWILRHSFPIISIAELSRQLRAAGYPLGAANIADHEAIAATQAAIWYFTNGLALDTQPLNVPVTVRRGPGPVITYEFDDEPQLGGYSVWTTTDAPVNLRLQKSANGVDWHDVSGSQMTTGPARARYQRGLGVGSTVSSSSHGRRGRGFRFYRLITTPPADAPNVGHVSFWLTGTTHYRNADRVVHLYNYLLAGAIAALRETVEPQLITRHAVAEDGLVGPFYVRTPLALNVTDGHELVDADGVAIEVPVQPGHDFYIRPAEGCSRTTLIAATPRPIAGRVLTGVAADNAPQRFTPVALAVPTDVAIHFDIDWD, encoded by the coding sequence ATGACTCTGCTATCGATGCCTGCACCGACGCAGGTGACCACCGGCCGACGGCTCGTCGTCCGGCCGGCCCGCGAGTTGCCCCAGATGACGCGCTATCGCGGCGGGACCTACTCGCACACCGTCGACCGGATCGTGTTCGCCGATGGCAGCACCGCGCGCACCGACCTGATCAGGCTCAACCCCAACCTCGATGCGTACTCGCTGGATTTCACTGGCATCGCGCCGCGGCTGCCGTCCAGATATCAACTGGGGACCTGGTCGGCACTGCCGCACTTGCGTGCCCGCGGCCGTGAAGCGCAGATCGGCTGGATTCTGCGGCATTCCTTCCCGATCATCTCGATCGCCGAATTGAGCCGACAGCTGCGCGCTGCCGGATATCCGTTGGGAGCGGCCAACATCGCCGACCACGAAGCCATTGCGGCGACGCAAGCCGCGATCTGGTACTTCACCAACGGCCTGGCGCTGGACACCCAGCCGCTCAACGTTCCGGTCACCGTGCGGCGTGGCCCGGGGCCGGTCATCACCTACGAATTCGACGATGAACCCCAGCTCGGCGGCTATTCGGTGTGGACCACCACGGACGCGCCGGTAAACCTGCGCCTGCAGAAGTCGGCCAACGGCGTTGACTGGCACGATGTTTCGGGTTCGCAGATGACCACCGGGCCGGCGAGAGCCCGCTACCAACGCGGACTGGGCGTCGGAAGCACCGTGTCGTCGAGCAGCCACGGCCGGCGCGGTCGTGGCTTCCGCTTCTACCGACTCATCACGACACCGCCCGCCGACGCACCCAATGTCGGTCACGTCAGCTTCTGGCTCACTGGCACAACGCATTACCGCAACGCGGACCGGGTCGTGCACCTCTACAACTATCTGCTCGCCGGAGCGATTGCCGCCCTGCGCGAAACCGTTGAGCCGCAACTGATCACGAGGCACGCGGTCGCCGAGGATGGCCTGGTGGGCCCGTTCTACGTCCGAACTCCGTTGGCACTCAACGTCACCGACGGACATGAGTTGGTCGACGCGGATGGTGTCGCGATCGAGGTGCCCGTCCAGCCGGGACACGACTTCTACATTCGACCTGCGGAGGGCTGCTCGAGGACGACCTTGATCGCTGCGACGCCGCGGCCGATTGCCGGCCGGGTGTTGACCGGAGTGGCCGCCGACAATGCGCCACAGCGATTCACCCCGGTCGCCCTGGCGGTGCCCACCGACGTTGCAATTCACTTCGATATCGACTGGGATTGA
- the cysK gene encoding cysteine synthase A → MTIADNITQLIGHTPLVRLNRVTDGVGAQVVAKLESFNPAASVKDRLGVALIDAAEEAGLLKPDTIILEPTSGNTGIALAMVAAARGYKLTLTMPETMSVERRKLLLAYGAELILTPGAEGMPGAIAKAEELAKTDQRYFVPQQFENPANPAIHRKTTAEEVWKDTDGKVDIFVAGVGTGGTITGVAQVIKERKPSVQIVAVEPAASPVLSGGKKGPHPIQGIGAGFVPQILDMDLVDEVIAVGNDDAINVTRRLAREEGLLVGISSGAATVAALQVARRPENAGKLIVVVFPSFGERYLSTPLFADAD, encoded by the coding sequence GTGACTATCGCTGACAACATCACCCAACTGATCGGGCACACGCCACTGGTCCGGCTGAATCGGGTCACCGACGGCGTCGGCGCGCAGGTTGTCGCCAAGCTGGAGTCCTTCAACCCGGCAGCCAGCGTCAAGGACCGCCTCGGCGTGGCCCTCATCGATGCGGCCGAAGAGGCGGGCCTGCTCAAGCCCGACACCATCATCCTCGAGCCGACGAGCGGGAACACCGGCATCGCGCTGGCGATGGTGGCCGCCGCCCGCGGCTACAAGCTCACGCTGACCATGCCGGAAACGATGAGCGTCGAACGACGCAAGCTGCTCCTCGCCTACGGCGCCGAACTCATCCTGACCCCGGGCGCCGAGGGCATGCCCGGTGCGATCGCCAAGGCCGAGGAACTGGCCAAGACCGACCAACGCTATTTCGTCCCTCAGCAGTTCGAGAACCCGGCCAACCCGGCGATCCACCGTAAGACCACCGCCGAAGAGGTGTGGAAGGACACCGACGGCAAGGTTGACATCTTCGTCGCGGGCGTGGGCACCGGCGGCACCATCACCGGCGTCGCGCAGGTCATCAAGGAACGCAAGCCCTCGGTGCAGATCGTCGCGGTCGAACCGGCCGCCTCACCGGTGCTGTCCGGCGGCAAGAAGGGCCCGCACCCGATCCAGGGCATCGGCGCCGGCTTCGTCCCGCAGATACTCGACATGGACCTGGTCGACGAGGTCATCGCCGTCGGCAACGACGACGCGATCAACGTGACCCGGCGGCTTGCCCGTGAGGAAGGACTGCTGGTCGGCATCTCCTCGGGCGCTGCGACGGTGGCTGCCCTGCAGGTCGCCCGGCGTCCCGAGAACGCCGGCAAGCTGATCGTCGTCGTGTTCCCGTCCTTCGGCGAGCGGTATCTGAGCACCCCACTGTTCGCGGACGCCGACTAG
- the cysE gene encoding serine O-acetyltransferase, translating to MLEAYRDDIRAAKERDPAVPSTLQVVFAYPGVHAIWGHRASRWLWKRGAKVAARTLGEITRILTGVDIHPGATLGRRLFIDHATGVVIGETAEVGDDVMIYHGVTLGGTGGDTGKRHPTIGDRVVIGAGAKVLGPIKVGDDSRIGANAVVVKEVPSSAVVVGVPGQAISRHGGDRGDASLPDLVGISLQSLLTRVAKLEGQTNGESRSGRVIRPPEAGVWHGEDFSI from the coding sequence ATGCTCGAGGCCTACCGGGACGACATACGGGCGGCTAAGGAGCGCGATCCGGCTGTTCCGAGCACGCTGCAGGTCGTCTTCGCCTATCCGGGCGTGCACGCCATCTGGGGGCATCGCGCCAGCCGATGGCTGTGGAAGCGCGGCGCAAAGGTGGCCGCACGCACGCTGGGCGAGATCACCCGGATCCTGACCGGAGTCGACATCCATCCGGGGGCCACTCTCGGCAGAAGGCTGTTCATCGACCACGCGACCGGCGTGGTGATCGGCGAGACCGCCGAAGTCGGCGACGATGTGATGATCTATCACGGCGTCACGCTCGGCGGCACCGGCGGAGACACCGGCAAGCGCCATCCCACCATCGGGGACCGCGTCGTGATCGGCGCTGGGGCAAAGGTTCTCGGGCCGATCAAAGTCGGCGACGACAGCCGAATCGGCGCCAACGCCGTGGTGGTCAAAGAGGTGCCGAGCAGCGCCGTGGTCGTCGGTGTGCCCGGGCAGGCCATCAGCCGGCACGGTGGAGACCGCGGCGACGCCTCCCTGCCCGACCTTGTCGGCATCAGCTTGCAGTCGCTGCTGACCAGAGTCGCCAAGCTGGAAGGCCAGACCAACGGCGAGTCACGAAGCGGCCGCGTCATCCGGCCACCCGAGGCCGGGGTATGGCACGGCGAGGACTTCTCTATCTGA
- a CDS encoding MBL fold metallo-hydrolase codes for MIFTQHYLDCLSQGSYLIGDESTRRAVVVDPRRDVEAYVAEADEHGLHIERVIETHIHADFLTGHLELAAATGAQICYSEEADIEFPFVPLRDGQRISLGEVTLEILATPGHTPESISIVVYEHSDDEVPYGVLTGDTLFVGDVGRPDLLAGTGLSSETLARRLYDSLHDKLLKLPDATRVFPAHGAGSACGKQMSSETSSTIGEQRRDNYALQFTDVDDFVAAVTAGQSPRPHYFEFDSLRNRELRPLLDDNPPPLLNVFEVYERADSGAILLDTREADAYASGHLRGAVNIGLKGRFAEGAGQVIPPDRDIVLVGDAELAEESKTRLSRVGFDRVVGQLRDLPSVLAERPDVVVTASRYTAEQLAELLRARPGLQLVDVRNPGETEKGIIPGAQEIPLASLTDSLGSLDRTAPVVTYCASGYRSLVAASLLRAAGFGNVSDLFGGFGAWQKADLALR; via the coding sequence ATGATTTTCACGCAGCACTACCTGGACTGCTTGTCGCAAGGCTCGTATCTCATCGGGGACGAGAGCACCCGACGAGCGGTAGTGGTCGATCCTCGCCGTGACGTCGAGGCCTACGTGGCCGAAGCCGACGAGCACGGTTTGCATATCGAGCGCGTCATCGAGACCCATATCCACGCCGACTTCCTCACCGGTCATCTGGAACTGGCGGCCGCCACCGGGGCCCAGATCTGCTACAGCGAAGAAGCCGACATCGAGTTCCCGTTTGTGCCGTTGCGGGATGGCCAGCGGATCTCGCTCGGCGAGGTGACACTGGAGATTCTCGCGACGCCCGGGCACACGCCGGAGTCGATTTCCATCGTGGTGTACGAGCACTCCGACGACGAGGTGCCCTACGGCGTCCTCACCGGCGACACCTTGTTCGTCGGTGATGTGGGCCGCCCGGATCTGCTCGCCGGCACCGGACTGTCCTCGGAAACATTGGCGCGCAGGCTCTATGACTCGCTGCACGACAAGCTGCTGAAGTTGCCCGATGCGACGCGCGTCTTCCCCGCGCATGGCGCGGGATCGGCATGCGGTAAGCAGATGTCCAGCGAGACGAGTTCGACGATCGGGGAGCAGCGCCGGGACAATTACGCGCTGCAATTCACCGACGTCGACGACTTCGTCGCCGCCGTCACCGCAGGCCAGTCGCCGCGGCCGCACTACTTCGAGTTCGACTCGCTGCGCAACCGGGAGCTGCGTCCGCTGCTGGACGACAACCCGCCGCCGCTGCTCAATGTGTTCGAGGTCTACGAGCGCGCCGATTCCGGAGCGATCCTGCTCGACACCCGGGAGGCGGACGCGTATGCGTCCGGTCACCTGCGCGGCGCGGTCAACATCGGCCTGAAGGGACGCTTCGCCGAAGGTGCCGGTCAGGTTATCCCGCCCGATCGCGATATCGTCCTGGTCGGTGACGCCGAACTCGCGGAGGAATCCAAGACCCGCCTCTCCCGTGTGGGCTTCGACCGGGTCGTGGGTCAATTACGAGACCTGCCAAGTGTTCTCGCAGAACGTCCCGATGTGGTGGTGACCGCGTCGCGTTACACCGCCGAGCAGCTCGCCGAATTGCTCAGGGCACGACCAGGCCTGCAATTGGTAGACGTGCGAAACCCGGGGGAGACCGAAAAAGGGATAATCCCCGGCGCGCAAGAGATTCCACTCGCGTCGCTCACCGATTCGCTGGGAAGCCTGGACAGGACGGCCCCGGTCGTCACGTACTGCGCCAGCGGCTACCGGTCGCTGGTGGCGGCCAGCCTGCTGCGGGCAGCGGGGTTCGGGAATGTGTCGGACCTGTTCGGCGGATTTGGTGCGTGGCAGAAAGCCGATCTGGCCCTCAGATAG
- the mtnC gene encoding acireductone synthase — MIAAIVVDIEGTTSPTSSVREGLYDYTRAHLAQWLADNVGGDADPVIAETRALAGRPDAGPADVAKILCDWLNSDVKAEPLKAAQGLICAEGFRSGELHGEFFDDVPAALQAWHRAGVVLHVFSSGSVRNQQDWFAYARGGELASLISGWFDLTIAGPKRESSSYRTISEAIGAAGDEILFLSDHPDELDAAAAAGWSVLGVHRPGEPNSPRPPHQWIETFTDADLPIS; from the coding sequence GTGATCGCCGCGATCGTCGTCGACATCGAGGGCACCACCAGCCCGACCAGTTCGGTACGCGAGGGCCTGTACGACTACACCCGTGCGCATCTGGCGCAGTGGCTGGCCGACAACGTCGGCGGCGACGCGGATCCGGTCATCGCTGAAACGCGCGCGCTGGCTGGCCGGCCTGACGCGGGTCCGGCCGACGTGGCGAAAATCCTCTGCGATTGGCTGAACTCCGACGTCAAGGCCGAGCCGTTGAAGGCCGCCCAAGGGTTGATCTGCGCCGAGGGCTTCCGCAGCGGCGAGTTGCACGGCGAATTCTTCGACGACGTGCCGGCGGCGTTGCAGGCCTGGCATCGCGCCGGAGTGGTGCTGCACGTCTTCTCGTCGGGTTCGGTTCGTAATCAACAGGATTGGTTCGCTTACGCTCGAGGCGGTGAACTGGCGTCGTTGATCAGCGGTTGGTTCGATCTGACCATCGCCGGGCCCAAGCGGGAAAGCTCTTCGTATAGAACAATTTCCGAGGCGATCGGCGCGGCGGGCGACGAGATTCTCTTTCTGTCCGACCATCCCGACGAGCTCGACGCCGCGGCTGCCGCCGGTTGGTCGGTGCTCGGTGTGCACCGGCCGGGTGAACCGAATTCCCCGCGGCCGCCGCACCAGTGGATCGAAACTTTCACCGACGCCGACCTGCCGATCAGCTGA
- a CDS encoding 1,2-dihydroxy-3-keto-5-methylthiopentene dioxygenase yields MTLLQVMADVDAADVRLRTDKADLIADELVARGIAFDHWPVAADLDADRPAEQILAECAQPIAAINRDGRYRHVDVTGLRPDDRDPDWQATASTARSKFLAEHRHAEDEVRFFVAGRGCFYLHLEPEVLAVVCESGDVLSVPAGTRHWFDMGSRPDFAAIRFFEREDGWIGYFTGDVIGQRFPTLDQLVTT; encoded by the coding sequence ATGACGCTGTTGCAGGTGATGGCCGATGTCGATGCCGCCGATGTGCGGCTGCGTACTGACAAGGCAGACCTGATCGCTGACGAACTCGTCGCGCGCGGAATCGCTTTCGACCACTGGCCGGTCGCCGCCGACCTCGATGCCGACCGTCCTGCCGAGCAGATCCTGGCCGAGTGCGCTCAGCCGATCGCGGCCATCAACCGCGACGGCCGGTACCGGCACGTCGACGTCACCGGGCTGCGCCCCGATGACCGCGACCCGGACTGGCAGGCGACGGCGAGCACCGCCCGCTCGAAGTTCCTCGCCGAACACCGGCACGCCGAGGACGAGGTGCGATTCTTCGTCGCGGGCCGCGGCTGTTTCTACCTGCACCTCGAGCCGGAAGTGCTTGCGGTGGTGTGTGAGAGCGGCGATGTGCTGTCGGTGCCCGCGGGCACCCGGCACTGGTTCGACATGGGTTCGCGGCCCGATTTCGCGGCGATCCGATTCTTCGAGCGCGAGGACGGTTGGATCGGCTACTTCACCGGTGACGTTATCGGACAACGCTTTCCGACGCTCGATCAGCTCGTCACGACGTGA
- the mtnA gene encoding S-methyl-5-thioribose-1-phosphate isomerase: protein MEPVTTVADSSIAWNDGTLLAIDQRALPHDLRWLRITTVDYVIDAIKTLAIRGAPALGVAGGFGVALAAYAHVGDVDKTTLEAQRIASARPTAVNLAWGVRRALAALPAGPDAVLAEARQMLAEDAEVNRACATHAADLMQRLCPDRPLRVLTHCNTGRLATTAFGTALGALRVLHARGKVADVLVDETRPLLQGARLTAWELAEAGIPHRLTIDSAAAWAMATGQVDCVVVGADRIAADGSVANKIGTYALAVAAHRHGIPFVVVAPESTRDAATATGHEIVVEQRAAAEITHVGGIATAPERTEVFNPAFDVTPPELVTAIVTENGRVGPKTAVGQQIAEMARSLYARGWMPGTAGNISVRAGQTATITGSGLSKGDLAADDMVTVNIIDSQRVSGSRRPSAETAIHTAIYRATDADAVIHVHAPHATSQSVGAAGALTFIGYELIKGLGATQTISVPVFVNHADVAHIGADIEQHLTEHPDAPPILFIAGHGITAWGADLAQARDRTECLEAMCELATLTGRREIGT, encoded by the coding sequence ATGGAGCCTGTGACAACGGTCGCGGACAGTTCCATCGCCTGGAATGACGGCACCCTGCTGGCCATCGACCAGCGCGCGCTGCCCCACGATCTGCGCTGGTTGCGCATCACGACCGTCGACTACGTCATCGACGCGATCAAGACCCTGGCCATCAGGGGTGCGCCGGCGCTCGGGGTCGCTGGCGGGTTCGGTGTGGCCCTGGCCGCGTACGCGCACGTCGGCGACGTCGACAAGACGACTTTGGAAGCCCAGCGCATCGCCTCGGCCCGGCCCACGGCGGTGAATCTGGCGTGGGGTGTGCGGCGCGCGTTGGCGGCACTGCCCGCGGGTCCGGACGCCGTGCTCGCCGAAGCCCGGCAGATGCTGGCCGAGGACGCCGAGGTCAACCGGGCGTGCGCCACGCATGCGGCCGACCTGATGCAGCGGCTGTGTCCCGATCGGCCGCTGCGCGTGCTCACCCACTGCAACACCGGCCGCCTGGCCACCACCGCGTTCGGCACCGCGCTGGGCGCGCTGCGCGTGCTGCACGCCCGCGGCAAGGTTGCCGACGTCTTGGTCGACGAAACCCGGCCGCTGTTGCAGGGCGCCAGGCTCACCGCGTGGGAGCTAGCCGAGGCCGGCATCCCGCACCGGCTGACGATCGACTCCGCCGCGGCGTGGGCGATGGCCACCGGTCAGGTCGACTGCGTCGTCGTCGGTGCGGACCGCATCGCCGCGGACGGCTCGGTCGCCAACAAGATCGGCACGTATGCGCTGGCCGTGGCCGCACACCGGCACGGCATCCCGTTCGTCGTGGTGGCTCCCGAATCGACCCGCGACGCCGCGACGGCCACCGGACACGAGATCGTCGTCGAACAGCGCGCCGCGGCCGAGATCACCCACGTCGGCGGTATCGCCACCGCACCCGAACGCACCGAGGTGTTCAATCCCGCCTTCGATGTGACGCCGCCCGAGCTGGTCACGGCTATCGTCACCGAGAACGGCCGGGTCGGGCCGAAAACAGCTGTGGGACAGCAGATCGCCGAGATGGCACGCAGCCTCTACGCCCGCGGGTGGATGCCGGGCACGGCGGGCAACATCTCGGTGCGCGCCGGGCAGACCGCGACGATCACCGGCAGCGGACTGTCCAAGGGTGACCTTGCCGCCGACGACATGGTGACGGTGAACATCATTGACTCGCAACGGGTCTCGGGAAGCCGCCGGCCATCCGCGGAGACCGCGATCCACACCGCCATCTACCGCGCCACCGACGCCGACGCTGTGATCCACGTGCATGCCCCGCACGCGACCTCCCAATCCGTCGGCGCGGCGGGGGCTTTGACATTCATCGGTTACGAGCTGATCAAGGGATTGGGAGCAACACAGACCATCAGCGTCCCGGTCTTCGTCAACCACGCCGACGTCGCGCACATCGGTGCGGACATCGAGCAGCACCTCACCGAACACCCGGACGCTCCGCCGATTCTGTTCATCGCCGGTCACGGAATCACCGCATGGGGAGCCGATCTCGCGCAGGCCCGCGACCGAACGGAGTGTCTGGAGGCGATGTGCGAGCTGGCGACGCTGACCGGTCGCCGCGAGATAGGAACGTAG
- a CDS encoding DUF732 domain-containing protein: MRLLLASASFAVMVGVAAPAMADPPPPSVPDNPAADTTFLDSLKTAGMTYTSQSSVIAAGKMACDMMNAGTSEKDVVDKLSMLNPGLNSGGAMKFAALASSAYCPDYLNKSSAPTKSNSPFGGFGGMGR; the protein is encoded by the coding sequence ATGCGTTTGCTTCTTGCCTCAGCCAGCTTTGCCGTGATGGTGGGCGTGGCCGCGCCGGCGATGGCCGACCCGCCCCCGCCGAGCGTGCCGGACAATCCGGCCGCGGACACAACCTTCCTCGACTCGCTCAAGACCGCGGGAATGACGTACACCAGTCAATCCAGCGTCATCGCGGCCGGCAAGATGGCCTGCGACATGATGAACGCGGGTACGTCGGAGAAGGACGTCGTCGACAAGTTGAGCATGCTCAACCCCGGCTTGAACTCCGGCGGTGCCATGAAATTCGCGGCGCTGGCGTCGAGCGCCTACTGCCCGGATTACCTGAACAAGTCGAGCGCGCCGACCAAGAGCAATTCACCGTTCGGCGGCTTCGGCGGGATGGGCCGCTAG
- a CDS encoding NUDIX domain-containing protein, protein MQHIVRVASREVYRSRWVTIREDQIRRLDGSSGTYAVIDKPDYALVIAQDGDRFCLVEQFRYPLGLRRWEFPQGTAPDLVDVEPAALAERELREETGLRAESLAFLGLLDVAAGISSQRGRVFLATGITEGQHEREHEEQDMHSAWFSRAELEQMIIDGEITDAQSLAAWTLFLLAAHPAEAAER, encoded by the coding sequence ATGCAGCACATTGTTCGCGTTGCGTCGCGTGAGGTGTACCGAAGCCGCTGGGTGACGATTCGGGAGGACCAGATCCGCCGCCTCGACGGCAGCTCCGGGACCTACGCCGTGATCGACAAACCGGACTACGCGTTGGTGATCGCGCAAGATGGCGACCGGTTTTGCCTGGTCGAGCAGTTCCGCTATCCGCTGGGGCTGCGGCGGTGGGAGTTCCCGCAGGGGACTGCACCGGACCTCGTCGACGTCGAACCTGCCGCGCTGGCCGAGCGGGAACTACGCGAGGAGACTGGACTGCGCGCGGAGTCGCTTGCTTTTCTCGGTCTGCTCGATGTCGCGGCCGGAATCAGTAGCCAGCGCGGCCGGGTGTTCCTGGCGACAGGGATCACCGAGGGTCAGCACGAACGGGAGCACGAGGAGCAGGACATGCACAGCGCCTGGTTCTCCCGCGCCGAGCTGGAGCAGATGATTATCGATGGCGAAATCACCGATGCCCAGTCGCTCGCGGCGTGGACACTGTTCTTGCTAGCGGCCCATCCCGCCGAAGCCGCCGAACGGTGA